A window of the Candidatus Angelobacter sp. genome harbors these coding sequences:
- a CDS encoding sulfite exporter TauE/SafE family protein, with protein sequence MSGTEIIALAAAGAAAGLINAVAGGGTLITFPALLFFGTPPVTANATSTLALVFGTAGSVYGFRQQIPAVMPWLKRFLPVSLLGGLIGGILLTKTREEVFARLVPFLILFATIIFVTQGAFRRFAGFGDKPAQTAAPHRREIWAAILFQFFVSVYGGYFGAGIGILMLASLGYLGLTDIHEMNCLKTVLGSLINQVAAIYFIFAGLIDWPKTLVMTAGAVAGYFLGAHFSLRIPQKRVRQIISGVGFIISAVMFYRQFR encoded by the coding sequence ATGTCGGGAACGGAAATCATCGCTCTGGCCGCGGCCGGGGCCGCCGCGGGTTTGATCAACGCCGTTGCGGGCGGCGGAACCCTCATCACCTTTCCGGCGTTGTTGTTCTTCGGAACGCCGCCGGTGACCGCCAACGCCACCAGCACGCTCGCGCTCGTCTTCGGCACCGCCGGAAGCGTTTACGGCTTCCGTCAGCAGATCCCCGCGGTGATGCCCTGGCTGAAGCGGTTCCTGCCCGTCAGTCTGCTCGGCGGACTGATCGGCGGCATTCTGCTTACGAAAACGCGGGAGGAGGTGTTCGCCCGGCTCGTGCCCTTCCTCATTCTCTTCGCGACGATCATCTTCGTCACGCAAGGCGCGTTCCGCCGTTTCGCCGGGTTTGGGGACAAACCCGCCCAGACCGCCGCGCCACATCGTCGGGAGATCTGGGCGGCCATTTTATTTCAGTTTTTTGTGTCGGTGTACGGAGGTTATTTCGGCGCGGGGATCGGCATCCTCATGCTGGCATCACTCGGCTATCTCGGATTGACCGACATTCACGAAATGAATTGCCTGAAGACCGTGCTCGGGTCGCTCATCAATCAGGTCGCCGCAATCTATTTCATCTTCGCGGGGTTGATTGACTGGCCGAAGACGCTGGTGATGACCGCGGGCGCGGTGGCCGGTTATTTCCTTGGCGCGCATTTCTCGCTGCGCATCCCCCAGAAACGCGTCCGGCAGATTATCAGCGGTGTCGGCTTTATCATCTCGGCGGTGATGTTTTACAGACAGTTCCGATAA